One Phoenix dactylifera cultivar Barhee BC4 chromosome 14, palm_55x_up_171113_PBpolish2nd_filt_p, whole genome shotgun sequence DNA window includes the following coding sequences:
- the LOC103701229 gene encoding WD repeat domain-containing protein 83 yields the protein MASSSSSASELPRKEANVLKGHEGAVLAVRFNGDGNYCLSCGKDRTLRLWNPHRGIHVKTYKSHGREVRDVHVTSDNAKLCSCGGDRQVFYWDVTTGRVIRKFRGHNSEVNSVKFNEYDSVVVSAGYDRSIRAFDCRSQSTEPIQIIDTFQDSVMSLCLTKTEIIAGSVDGTIRTFDIRIGRELVDNLGQSVNCVSLSNDGNCVLASCLDSTLRLLDRSAGELLQEYKGHTCKSYKMDCCLTNTDAHVAGGSEDGFIFFWDLVDGSVVSRFRAHASVVTSVSYHPKDCCTLTSSVDGTVRVWKQ from the exons ATGGCGTCGAGTAGCAGCAGCGCCAGCGAGCTACCAAGGAAGGAAGCGAACGTGCTCAAGGGGCACGAGGGGGCGGTGCTGGCCGTCCGATTCAACGGGGACGGCAACTACTGCCTGAGCTGCGGGAAGGACCGCACCCTCCGGCTGTGGAACCCCCATCGCGGCATCCACGTCAAGACCTACAAATCCCACGGCCGCGAGGTCCGCGACGTCCACGTCACCTC GGATAACGCGAAGCTATGCTCGTGCGGTGGAGATCGGCAAGTGTTCTACTGGGATGTCACGACGGGCCGTGTTATCCGGAAATTCCGCGGTCATAATAGCGAG GTTAATTCTGTGAAGTTTAATGAGTATGATTCGGTGGTTGTGTCGGCTGGCTATGATCGGTCAATACGTGCATTCGActgcagatctcaaagcacagaGCCAATTCAG ATCATTGATACGTTTCAAGACAGCGTAATGTCTCTCTGTTTGACAAAAACTGAAATTATTGCTGGAAGTGTTGATGGTACCATTCGCACATTTGACATTCGGATTGGTAG AGAACTTGTTGACAACTTGGGGCAGTCTGTGAACTGCGTCTCATTATCGAATGACGGTAACTGTGTCTTAGCAAGTTGTTTGGATTCTACCCTACGTCTGCTGGACAG GTCCGCTGGGGAACTTCTGCAAGAATACAAGGGGCATACCTGCAAG TCTTACAAGATGGATTGCTGCCTGACCAACACTGATGCACATGTTGCTGGTGGGTCTGAGGATgggtttattttcttttgggaTTTAGTAGATGGATCCGTGGTTTCGAGATTCCGAGCACATGCCTCTGTG GTGACAAGTGTGAGTTACCACCCAAAAGACTGTTGTACGCTAACGTCCTCTGTAGATGGCACTGTTCGCGTTTGGAAGCAGTGA
- the LOC113462346 gene encoding extensin produces MATPNPLLPPLATVLLLLCSLFLPPVDSISDQELDAAIFSLRSRGYNLFGNAITASDVRFDLLRPNSSYTLFAPTDSTLFALDMVSSAAAYVRALRHHIVLRRLPLPALRALPPGSHLPTLDPRRNIAISPRHQSPNAYFVTADGVDVVLPGIFYGQDVAVHGLAGILPLYRHQASGHPVRPPRSSDPHLPPYLSADPPDKWSPAPSPTADLSPMVPETQTPAPTPDSHLPPYLSADPANQWLPAPSPTADLSPIVPETRTPAPTPGSRSTFSVAVPPSYVDGIQPPMEPGIAPDAPSGISPAIGPPITTEVVSPGVNPPERMPMNSPAANPTEIVSPGENPLEVIPVSSSVASPMATGFSWNGGVRLSSGIAACGEAVVGEKGCGLVAGHRGRPRPRPHASDDAL; encoded by the coding sequence ATGGCTACGCCAAACCCTCTCCTTCCGCCTCTGGCCAccgttctcctcctcctttgctctctcttcctcccgcCGGTGGACTCGATCTCCGATCAAGAGCTGGACGCCGCTATCTTTTCCCTACGGTCACGGGGCTACAACCTATTCGGCAATGCCATCACCGCCTCCGACGTCCGCTTCGACCTCCTCCGCCCCAACTCTTCCTACACCCTCTTTGCCCCCACGGACTCCACCCTCTTCGCCCTTGACATGGTCTCCTCTGCCGCCGCCTACGTCCGCGCCCTCCGCCACCACATCGtcctccgccgcctcccccTCCCCGCCCTCCGCGCCCTCCCCCCTGGCTCCCACCTCCCAACCCTCGACCCTCGCCGCAATATCGCCATATCCCCCCGCCACCAGTCCCCGAACGCCTACTTCGTCACCGCCGACGGCGTCGACGTCGTCCTCCCTGGTATCTTCTACGGCCAGGACGTCGCCGTTCACGGCCTCGCCGGAATTCTCCCGCTGTACCGCCACCAGGCCTCCGGCCACCCAGTTCGTCCGCCAAGATCGTCAGATCCCCATCTCCCTCCATATCTGTCCGCCGATCCACCGGATAAGTGGTCCCCAGCGCCGTCTCCGACAGCTGATCTCTCCCCGATGGTGCCGGAGACGCAAACTCCGGCTCCAACGCCAGATTCCCATCTCCCTCCGTATCTGTCCGCCGATCCAGCGAATCAGTGGCTCCCGGCCCCGTCTCCGACCGCTGATCTCTCCCCGATAGTGCCGGAGACGCGAACTCCGGCTCCAACTCCGGGATCGAGATCCACGTTTTCGGTGGCGGTTCCCCCGTCCTATGTAGACGGAATACAGCCCCCGATGGAACCTGGAATCGCTCCGGACGCGCCTAGCGGGATATCTCCGGCGATCGGGCCTCCAATTACCACCGAGGTCGTGTCTCCTGGAGTGAATCCACCGGAACGTATGCCGATGAATTCTCCTGCTGCGAATCCTACGGAGATCGTGTCGCCTGGAGAGAATCCGCTTGAAGTGATCCCGGTGAGTTCTTCGGTCGCGAGTCCGATGGCGACGGGTTTTTCCTGGAACGGCGGAGTTCGGCTGAGCTCCGGGATCGCCGCGTGTGGCGAGGCGGTCGTGGGGGAGAAGGGTTGCGGCCTCGTCGCTGGACACCGTGGCCGTCCACGTCCGCGTCCGCATGCCAGCGATGATGCCCTTTGA